The DNA segment TTGTGTTTTAGACAATGGTCGTGAAAAAATGAATTGTTGTTATAAAGATACCTAAAAGATAATTCTAAGTTGTGACAGCAGTGATATAATGCATCGCCGAAAGAGCGAGGATTCGTAAAGGAAGAAGGTAGCCGGTCTGGGGCTTTCCGGATGATTATATGGAAAGATTGCAGGAAGATTTAATGCGGAGACTGTCCAAAAGAACTTCAGAAGGAGACCGCACTAAGACTCCGAGAAAAGGAGAATAATGCGGCCTCCGGATAATTACCATTTACCAGTTGTCATCGTCGTATTCCCAGCCTCCCTCATCAACTGAGACTTCACGTATTTTTACGAAAAAGCCTTCGTCTGTTTCATTAACGAGAACCTGAGCTTTGATCCATTGATCCATAAATTCATGCAGATTCCGTCCATTAATATCCGGCTCGACAATGAATTCTTCTTCTCCGTCTACCATAATGGCTAACTGAAATTTATCATCTAAGTCACCGTCAAACGGTACGACCTGTCCATAAATTGTATCTGAGTAAAATTCACTCGACACGGCATTTTCTCCATATGTAATTGGGGCTAATTTTCGTCATCAAATTGTTCCACTTCTCGGGCATAAACTAGGTTGCCTTGAGACGGCACAAAAAAACGGTAATACTGCGATTGTCTGTCATACCCTAGGGCTTCAAAAAAATAATGAACCGGTGCGAGGGATCTGTGTTCCGGTATCTCGCAGAAAATCATACTTCCGTTGTCCATTGAGACCTGTCTGTCCACCTCATCAAGTAACGCAGAGCCGATACCGATTCCCTGATAGGCATCATCCACTGCGACGAGATAAAGTTCGTAACAGTCTTCTTCGTCCGGGATTGTACCAAAGCATACGAAACCGACTAAAATTTGTTCATCGTCGTTTATTACGTGCGCTTTAATAAAAGTACGGCTTGATTCTTCTGTGCCGAAAGCCGCCTCCCATGCTATTTCTTCAGCAAGCATGAGATCATTCGGAGAAAAGTTCTGACACTTGCCGGCAAGTTGCAGTACTTCTTCAGCTTCTTTTGCTTGTAATCCAAGGCTCAGCTTTAGTTGAATTTCAGATTCTTCTGCCGGGGCAGCTTTTTCGTCCTCAATAATATCAATCGTCATTTGATTTCCTCACTCATCAAATAATCAAACTTTGCAGCCCTGAGGATGCAATAGGAAGCAATTCTTCATCAACTGCGGACTAAAAAATATCTATAATAGGCAGATATCAATAGTTGGCACTGATGAACTCAAAATTGGGCAATAGCATGGAGCGTGCCATTTCTAACACATTGTAATATAAGCTTAATTTTTAAAGATATAGAGCTATGAGAACTGATAGTTCCTATTAACCCGGTATGGTGGATGGGGTGGAGGGAGATGGCTTAGTGTATTCTGCTGATTTTTTTATATCTTTTAGGAACTCAAAGCTGTTTTTTATGATTGAATATTGTTTGGAATGACAGGAACTTTAAGTTCTTGCTTTTTTTTAAAATGAGAACTTCTGGTTCCTATTTTGATGTGAAATCGTGCCTGGAAAGGGTATGCTTTTTCATCAGTTTATTAAGCTGGCGGGTGCTTATTTCTGCACCCTTAGCAGTATCTTTAATAATTCCTTCGTATCTTTCAAGAAGACGGGTGAGATATGCGACTTCAAAAACATCAATTGCGGTTTGTCGAGCCAATCCCAGAGGAAGGCTGGCGTCAATGTCTACAGGATGTTGTCCGAAGTTGTTTTTGAAAAATTCAATTGGAAAGCTTGAAGGGCGGAGCATTGAAGTCGGTTCAAGGATACATGCCCGCTCAATGATGTTTTCAAGTTCACGGACATTTCCCGGCCACTGGTAGTCAAGAAAAGCTTCCATTACTTCGGGGGCGATATCGGTTATATTTTTGTTAAGCGGGGTGTTGAACTGTGTAATGAATTCGGTACAAAGGTGGAGAATGTCTTCTTTGCGTTCGCGTAGCGGTGGAATAACAATTGGAAAGACGTTTAATCTGTAAAAAAGATCACGCCTGAAAGATCCTTTTGCACAAAGTTCATCCAGATTGTCATTGCTCGCAGCAATTACCCGCACATTCAAGGGGATGGTTGTTTCCCCGCCGATTCTTTGAATCTGGCGTTCTTGCAGCACATCGAGCAGTTTAACCTGTACCGCAGAGCTGATGGTTCCTACCTCGTCTAAAAACAGAGTGCCCATATTTGCAAGTTCAAATTTTCCAAGCTTGCGCCGGAAGGCTCCGGTAAAAGCTCCTTTTTCGTGTCCGAACAATTCACTTTCAACAAGAGTATCCGGGATGGCTCCGCAATGTACGCTGATAAACGGATCTTCTTTGCGGTTGCTGTGTGCGTGAAGGAGTCTGGCAATGAGTGTTTTGCCTGTTCCGGTTTCTCCGGAAAGAAGTACCGTAGTGCAGGTATTTGCAACCTGTTGCACTTTTTGCAGTACATCCTGCATGGCTTTGCTTTTAGTTTTAACTATGTCCTTGAAGTCTTCCCGCCAGAACTGGTCGCGTGGATAATCAAATTCAGAGTGTAGTCTGTTCGCTTCATAAGACTGTTCTATTACCAGTTTAACGTCATGTTTGGGCTTTTGTTTTTCGATTGGTTTTTCGAGATGTTGACCACTGCGGGTGGTTATAAGTTGTTTACGCATGCCCTGTCTCCTTGCTGTAGCGGCGCAGATTTGACTCTGATAACGCTTGCCGAATATATTATAGAAGTAGAAAGTACAATGCAAAATTTTTGTGAATAAAAGTGAGCTTCTTAATATAATAATATCTATGTTTATTTTAAAAATAGTAAAAAATTTACAAGTTAAAAAAAGGTGAATCGAAGTGATGATAATTTAAAAAAAGGGCTGTCATTACGAATAATACATGTAATTATCGAGTTTTGTTTTCTATGTTTTAAAAAAGGTGTATTATGTATTTGTAACTCGAAAAATTATTCAAAGGAGAAGTCATGGCAGACTCAAGCTTTCTTTCAAAAGTTCCTAATCCGGTGACTATTAAAAATATTGATCATGGCAAAGTTGTAAATCTGGTTGACCTTGTCAGCTATCAGGAAGGGCAGGTCGTCAGCAGAACGTTGTCGCAACATAAAACAGTGACTCTTACTTTGTTTGCCTTTGAAACAGGAGAAGGGATCAGCACGCATACCACTCCGGGCGATGCTATGGTTCAGGTGCTTGACGGCACCGCCGAGGTTACAATAGACGGAGATGTTTTCACTGTCGGGGCAGGACAGTCGATTGTCATGCCTGCAAATACTCCTCATGGACTTAAGGCAAAGGAGCGCTTTAAAATGTTGCTGACTCTTATTAAAGAAAAAGCAGTATAAAATATAAATAACTTTAAACGGGAGAAGGTCTAAATGGGCCTTCTCCTTTTGATTTTTTAAAGGGTTGAGAAGTCTGTGATTCTCGGAGATTTAAAATGGGTAAAAAATGTTTTTTGGTTGCCGGGCTGGGAGTCGGAGTTACACTGCTGGTCTTATGGCTGGTAGGTGTTTTTAATTCAGGTGTAATTCAGCCGGGGCGGGTGGTTCCTACCAGACCTGTTGAAGAACCGGCTTTGACCGATCAGGCTGAAATAATAGTTGTTCCGGTTATGTATGAAGCTGTCGGAACTATAAGGCCTAAGACTGAAACAAATATCGAAGCTCAAGTCACAGGTAAAGTGCTTACTGTGCTGGTTCGCGCCGGCGATAAAGTCAGCAAGAATGATAAGCTTATAGTGCTCGACAGTCGCGGTTTTCAGACCCGTCTTGAAAGTGCCGAGCAGGGACTTAAGTCAGCCGAAGCGTCACATCGTCAGGCAGGAGAGGCTATCAATGCGGCAAAGGCTGCATCATACACAGCAACATCCACATGGAAGCGCATGAAGACCTTATTTGACAGTAAGGTTGCCACTCTTGACGAACTTGATCGCGTTGAAGCTCAATATTTACAGGCAAAGGCATATCTTGCACAGGCTAATGATGGACTGGCTGCGGCCTCGGCCGGAGTTAAGCAGGCATCCAAGGCTGTAGAAGAAGCCCAAATAAATTTAGGGTATACTACAATTTCTGCTAATACTGATGGTGAAGTTGCCAAGCGGATGGTTGAGCCCGGTGACATCGCGTTTCCCGGTAAAAGTCTGATGCTTATTCAGACCAGCGGATCGCTCCGTCTGGAAGCTTTGGTTCGTGAAGGAGTAATCGGAAAGGTTAGACCCGGTGTAAAATTGTCGGTTGAGGTTCAGGCCCTCGGTGAGCGGACTGTCGGAATTGTAGAAGAAGTTGTTCCGTCTGCCGATCCTTCCACACGCTCTTTTCTGGTTAAAATAGGGCTGGACCCTATCCCCGGATTATATCCCGGTATGTTCGGGCGGCTGCTTGTTCCGCTCAGGGAAAAGGAAGTTGTTGTTGTGCCAGTGCATGCTGTTTCGCGGGTGGGGCAGCTTGAAACAGTTTTGATAAAGAATGGAGAGGTATGGGACCCCGTGTATGTCCGTACCGGAAATGTCTACGAAGATAAGATAGAAATTTTGTCCGGTTTGCGAGGTAATGAGACTTTGGGGATGACCGCACTGGAGGCAGGCGGAGAATCAAAATGAGCACTTCTGACGCAAACCATGAAGGTGAAAAGTCCAAAGGGTTGATTGCATCGACTGTCCGTTTCTTTTTACATTCAAAACTTACCGTTATTCTGGTGATTGCTTCTGTCCTGCTCGGCGTTGCCGCTATTCAATTGACCCCGAGAGAAGAGGAACCGCAGATAGTTGTGCCTATGGCAGATATTGTGGTTCAGGCGCCGGGTGCTGGTGTTGAGGAAGTTGAGAAGCTTATTACCACGCCTCTTGAACGCCTTTTGTGGCAGATTGATGGCGTCGAGTACGTATATTCCATTTCCCGCCGCGACACCTCTATGGTGACGGTTCGTTTTTTTGTCGGGGAGAATCGTGAAGAATCACTTATCAAGCTGCACAATGCCATTACTAAAAACGCGGAGCTTGTTCCAGGTATAGTCTCAGGGTGGGCGATTAAGCCTGTTGAGATTGATGATGTGCCGATAGTCGCGTTAACGTTATATCCTTCTTCCGATCATCCCGAAATTTCAGATTTTGAACTGCGCCGCGTCGCAGAAGAGTTGTCGCAGCGACTTGCGGAAGTGGAAGACCTCTCACGTATATCTCTGGTTTCCGGTCGGTCCCGTGAGATTCGGGTTGAGCTTTATCCCGAACGTATGGCGGGATTAAATGTTTCGCCCATGAATATAGTCAAAGCCTTGGATGGCGCTGATCAGTCTGCCGTGGCCGGGACTGTTCTTTCGGGTAACCGTGAGATAACTATTTCAGCCAATTCCTTCCTTGAATCGGCGGAAGATGTGCGCAATCTAATCGTCGGGGTTTTTGATTCAAAGCCTGTCTACTTACGCGATGTTGCCGTTATAGAGGACGGACCGGAAGAACCTTCGTCTTATTCAAGGATTGGTTTCTCAAGACTCTATTTAACTAGTATAGGACAGGATGCAGAACAGCCTTCACTTCCGGCAGTGACTATTGCCTTGTCTAAGAAGAAAGGAAGCAATGCCGTCGACGTTTCCGAAGCCGTTCTTGCCCGTCTTGATCAGCTTAGAACGACAGTACTACCCGCCGGAATTGAGGTGGAAATCACCCGTGATTACGGCAAAACTGCTGATGCTAAAGTGAGCGACCTGTTAAATTCGCTCGGGTTTGCGGTTTTTACCGTGGTTCTTTTACTCGCTTTCACCCTCGGCTGGCGAGAAGCGGCGATTGTTGCTCTTGCTGTTCCTGTCAGTTTTTCTTTGGCCCTGTTCGTCAATTATATGCTGGGGTTCACTATTAACCGTGTAACTCTTTTTGCTTTGATTCTTTCACTCGGGCTGGTGGTGGACGATCCTATTACTAATGTGGACAACATTCAGCGTCACATTCTCATGAAAAAAAAGAAGCCTGCCGAGGCTACACTTGATGCTGTTTCCGAAGTTCTGCCGCCGGTTATCATGTCCACTTTGGCAATTATTGTTTCCTTTGTTCCGCTTTTCTTTATTACCGGAATGATGGGGCCTTATATGGCTCCTATGGCAGCCAATGTCCCGCTGACAGTAATCTTTTCAACGGTTTGCGCTCTTACTATTGTGCCGTGGCTGGCTTTCCGCCTTTTAAAAGATATTAAGCCTAAACCCGGTTCTGAGCTTGATTCCGGTCCCGGTAAAATTGAGCGTTTTTATTCATGGATTATTACACCTTTTCTTGAATCCTCAGCTAAACGCTGGATGTTGCTGTGTGCTATTCTTCTTGGACTGCTCTTTTCAATTGGGCTTGCCGGAATGCGATTTGTTCCACTCAAAATGCTTCCGTTTGATAACAAAAATGAATTTCAGATTGTCATTGATATGGATGAGGGAACAC comes from the Maridesulfovibrio ferrireducens genome and includes:
- a CDS encoding GNAT family N-acetyltransferase, giving the protein MTIDIIEDEKAAPAEESEIQLKLSLGLQAKEAEEVLQLAGKCQNFSPNDLMLAEEIAWEAAFGTEESSRTFIKAHVINDDEQILVGFVCFGTIPDEEDCYELYLVAVDDAYQGIGIGSALLDEVDRQVSMDNGSMIFCEIPEHRSLAPVHYFFEALGYDRQSQYYRFFVPSQGNLVYAREVEQFDDEN
- a CDS encoding sigma-54-dependent Fis family transcriptional regulator — encoded protein: MRKQLITTRSGQHLEKPIEKQKPKHDVKLVIEQSYEANRLHSEFDYPRDQFWREDFKDIVKTKSKAMQDVLQKVQQVANTCTTVLLSGETGTGKTLIARLLHAHSNRKEDPFISVHCGAIPDTLVESELFGHEKGAFTGAFRRKLGKFELANMGTLFLDEVGTISSAVQVKLLDVLQERQIQRIGGETTIPLNVRVIAASNDNLDELCAKGSFRRDLFYRLNVFPIVIPPLRERKEDILHLCTEFITQFNTPLNKNITDIAPEVMEAFLDYQWPGNVRELENIIERACILEPTSMLRPSSFPIEFFKNNFGQHPVDIDASLPLGLARQTAIDVFEVAYLTRLLERYEGIIKDTAKGAEISTRQLNKLMKKHTLSRHDFTSK
- a CDS encoding cupin domain-containing protein; the encoded protein is MADSSFLSKVPNPVTIKNIDHGKVVNLVDLVSYQEGQVVSRTLSQHKTVTLTLFAFETGEGISTHTTPGDAMVQVLDGTAEVTIDGDVFTVGAGQSIVMPANTPHGLKAKERFKMLLTLIKEKAV
- a CDS encoding efflux RND transporter periplasmic adaptor subunit codes for the protein MGKKCFLVAGLGVGVTLLVLWLVGVFNSGVIQPGRVVPTRPVEEPALTDQAEIIVVPVMYEAVGTIRPKTETNIEAQVTGKVLTVLVRAGDKVSKNDKLIVLDSRGFQTRLESAEQGLKSAEASHRQAGEAINAAKAASYTATSTWKRMKTLFDSKVATLDELDRVEAQYLQAKAYLAQANDGLAAASAGVKQASKAVEEAQINLGYTTISANTDGEVAKRMVEPGDIAFPGKSLMLIQTSGSLRLEALVREGVIGKVRPGVKLSVEVQALGERTVGIVEEVVPSADPSTRSFLVKIGLDPIPGLYPGMFGRLLVPLREKEVVVVPVHAVSRVGQLETVLIKNGEVWDPVYVRTGNVYEDKIEILSGLRGNETLGMTALEAGGESK
- a CDS encoding efflux RND transporter permease subunit, whose amino-acid sequence is MSTSDANHEGEKSKGLIASTVRFFLHSKLTVILVIASVLLGVAAIQLTPREEEPQIVVPMADIVVQAPGAGVEEVEKLITTPLERLLWQIDGVEYVYSISRRDTSMVTVRFFVGENREESLIKLHNAITKNAELVPGIVSGWAIKPVEIDDVPIVALTLYPSSDHPEISDFELRRVAEELSQRLAEVEDLSRISLVSGRSREIRVELYPERMAGLNVSPMNIVKALDGADQSAVAGTVLSGNREITISANSFLESAEDVRNLIVGVFDSKPVYLRDVAVIEDGPEEPSSYSRIGFSRLYLTSIGQDAEQPSLPAVTIALSKKKGSNAVDVSEAVLARLDQLRTTVLPAGIEVEITRDYGKTADAKVSDLLNSLGFAVFTVVLLLAFTLGWREAAIVALAVPVSFSLALFVNYMLGFTINRVTLFALILSLGLVVDDPITNVDNIQRHILMKKKKPAEATLDAVSEVLPPVIMSTLAIIVSFVPLFFITGMMGPYMAPMAANVPLTVIFSTVCALTIVPWLAFRLLKDIKPKPGSELDSGPGKIERFYSWIITPFLESSAKRWMLLCAILLGLLFSIGLAGMRFVPLKMLPFDNKNEFQIVIDMDEGTPLEQTDRVVREFEQILRGVPEVTNFVTYAGEPSPMDFNGLVRHYYWRNGGHMADIRVNLADKSQRSEQSHAIVLRLRNELEAFAGRNNARIKIVESPPGPPVISTITTEVYGAEDRPYSALIEGADQIEGIMATEPGVVDVDDSTEADRIMVDFVLDKEKAALHGVTARSVVATLQMALSGMVPATVHVEGERRPLPVKLILPRVRRSDAGTLSQIKVKTIEGKSVPLAELGELVEIDQQQPIYHKNLKRVVYVFAEMAGRAPGEAVLDMQSKLKADPLPPFIWSEWAGEGEWQITLDVFRDLGLAFAAALLGIYILLVVETGSFGMPLLIMSAIPLTLLGIMPGFWLLNLIGAGEVAGMVGEAFADPIFFTATSMIGMIALGGIVIRNSLVLIDFVRKSMAEGMELKTALIRSGAVRLRPIVLTAATTALGAWPITLDPIFSGLAWALIFGLLASTLFTLIVIPVGYYVFERD